From Toxorhynchites rutilus septentrionalis strain SRP chromosome 2, ASM2978413v1, whole genome shotgun sequence, a single genomic window includes:
- the LOC129770489 gene encoding cuticle protein 16.5-like, giving the protein MFKIVLLFASLAYASAGLVGTNHEVAYAAPVATHYSSAPAVSYSTLTRSHAPALSYAAPTLAVSHAAPALTVSHAAPAISVSHAAPSLSYSHAAPLLATSHGYSAPVARTYAAPALSYGHNYPSLALNNYGYSALAAPLAHSQLYNNALSYSGAQLLASPALSYGSAALPLAYNHHAY; this is encoded by the exons ATGTTCAAG ATTGTCCTTCTTTTCGCTTCCCTGGCTTACGCCAGCGCTGGGCTTGTCGGAACTAATCATGAAGTTGCATACGCGGCTCCTGTGGCCACTCACTATTCTTCTGCTCCAGCAGTCAGCTACAGCACTCTGACCCGATCTCACGCTCCGGCTCTTTCCTATGCCGCCCCGACTCTGGCTGTGTCCCATGCCGCTCCGGCTTTGACTGTGTCCCACGCCGCCCCAGCAATCAGCGTTTCCCATGCGGCCCCATCTCTGAGTTACTCGCACGCGGCGCCACTCCTGGCCACCTCTCACGGATACTCGGCTCCAGTGGCTCGCACATATGCCGCTCCAGCTTTGTCATACGGACATAACTATCCATCCCTGGCCCTCAACAACTACGGATACTCCGCACTGGCTGCTCCATTGGCTCACTCTCAGCTGTACAACAACGCTTTGAGCTATTCTGGCGCTCAGCTGTTGGCCTCTCCAGCTCTTAGCTACGGATCGGCGGCCTTGCCTCTAGCTTATAACCATCATGCCTATTAA
- the LOC129764620 gene encoding uncharacterized protein LOC129764620 produces MVQAYVILSFHQESITHVTSPEMASKIIIFSAILASVSAGIAKHPTEASHNSAPQSFSYSFMTRRYPAPVQKQKPTQPTPVANKSEPVTHTVEVIPDPHDYSNVPVFSYNDYEYSPLISTAVVATGQPQLYFVSNAASKVFDYDYASLNDFGHYTY; encoded by the exons ATGGTTCAGGCCTATGTCATTCTTTCATTCCATCAAGAATCAATCACTCATGTAACGAGCCCTGAAATGGCTTCAAAG ATCATTATCTTCTCTGCCATCCTGGCCAGCGTAAGCGCTGGAATCGCGAAACATCCCACTGAAGCATCTCATAATTCAGCACCTCAATCGTTCAGTTACAGCTTCATGACCCGTAGGTATCCAGCTCCGGTTCAGAAACAGAAACCCACACAACCTACCCCGGTGGCTAACAAGTCCGAGCCAGTTACTCATACAGTGGAAGTCATTCCTGATCCACATGATTACAGTAATGTACCTGTATTTTCCTACAATGACTACGAATATTCTCCATTGATCTCCACCGCGGTCGTTGCCACGGGTCAACCCCAGCTATACTTCGTTTCCAACGCTGCCTCTAAAGTCTTCGATTATGACTATGCCTCGCTCAACGATTTCGGGCATTATACCTACTAA